In Sporichthya polymorpha DSM 43042, a genomic segment contains:
- a CDS encoding MmgE/PrpD family protein: MNAPATTVAERRSIQAGQITRTLSEHLVGLQFSDIPADAVEPLKIFTLECVGHMVHALPQPVSRLLANHTRELAAAPQSVVVGSGFRTSAAEAAYVNASLAHADELESYGALPGTCLIPPIAAALAVGEVADSSGRDFLTAVIAGVEMQGRLGVAGIGACDRGFMGISLVGPGGAGVTAGRLLNLTTEQMQHCLGVALPLGNGSTRGCGTMAHVHEAGVPARTGVFAAQVAGQGFTGCADFLDGDYSWGEQYAAGGNRPYDPDALTADLGGELFFVKARIAPKRYGSCGLTHQSIHGTIEILREHNLSPDDIESIDVIVPTFADRIAPYRDPQNGEQAKFSIRQGVAGLLVGGIPELPYTEAFYDSSAQDPRYVAARERVTITVDSSANVRGFADQTLTVRLRDGRTLTKVVPNLQSTQPALDDRLAMARRTLAPLGAEATERTVDLVMNLEQHSVRDLAAALLGPTR; encoded by the coding sequence ATGAACGCCCCCGCGACGACCGTGGCCGAACGCCGCTCCATCCAGGCCGGGCAGATCACCCGGACCCTCAGCGAACACCTGGTCGGACTGCAGTTCTCCGACATCCCCGCCGACGCGGTGGAGCCGCTGAAGATCTTCACTCTCGAGTGTGTCGGCCACATGGTGCACGCGCTCCCCCAGCCGGTGAGCCGGCTCCTGGCGAACCACACGCGCGAGCTCGCCGCGGCGCCGCAGTCGGTGGTCGTCGGCTCCGGCTTCCGGACGTCAGCCGCGGAGGCCGCCTACGTCAACGCCTCGCTCGCGCACGCCGACGAGCTGGAGTCCTACGGCGCGCTTCCCGGGACGTGCCTGATCCCGCCGATCGCGGCGGCGCTCGCCGTCGGTGAGGTCGCGGACAGCTCGGGCCGGGACTTCCTCACCGCCGTCATCGCAGGTGTGGAGATGCAGGGCCGCCTCGGGGTGGCCGGCATCGGCGCCTGCGACCGCGGGTTCATGGGCATCTCGCTGGTCGGCCCGGGCGGGGCCGGCGTGACCGCGGGCCGCCTGCTGAATCTGACGACCGAACAGATGCAGCACTGCCTGGGTGTCGCGCTCCCGCTCGGCAACGGCAGCACCCGCGGCTGCGGGACGATGGCACACGTCCACGAGGCCGGCGTGCCCGCACGCACCGGCGTCTTCGCGGCGCAGGTCGCGGGCCAGGGCTTCACCGGCTGCGCCGACTTCCTCGACGGCGACTACTCCTGGGGCGAGCAGTACGCGGCAGGCGGGAACCGGCCCTACGATCCGGACGCGTTGACCGCCGACCTCGGCGGCGAGCTCTTCTTCGTCAAGGCCCGGATCGCGCCGAAGCGGTACGGCTCCTGCGGCCTTACGCACCAGAGCATCCACGGCACGATCGAGATCCTGCGCGAGCACAACCTCTCGCCCGACGACATCGAATCGATCGACGTGATCGTGCCGACCTTCGCCGACCGCATCGCGCCCTACCGCGACCCGCAGAACGGCGAGCAGGCGAAGTTCAGCATCCGCCAGGGCGTCGCCGGGCTGCTGGTCGGCGGGATCCCCGAGCTCCCGTACACCGAGGCCTTCTACGACTCCTCCGCCCAGGACCCGCGCTACGTCGCCGCGCGCGAGCGCGTCACGATCACCGTCGACAGCAGCGCCAACGTCCGCGGCTTCGCCGACCAGACCCTCACGGTCCGCCTGCGCGACGGCCGGACGCTGACCAAGGTCGTCCCGAACCTGCAGTCGACGCAGCCGGCCCTCGACGACCGACTCGCTATGGCCCGCCGCACCCTCGCACCGTTGGGTGCCGAGGCGACGGAACGCACCGTCGACCTGGTGATGAACCTGGAGCAGCACTCGGTGCGCGACCTGGCTGCCGCGCTCCTCGGCCCGACCCGCTGA
- a CDS encoding ABC transporter ATP-binding protein, with protein MNARSNEGPPVDGLAVEGVVVRFGGLVAVDGQTLQAPRGRITGLIGPNGAGKTTTFNACTGLVRPSEGKVYLFGEDVTHAPPQARARKGLGRTFQRMELFDTLTVRENVKLGREAAMAGKNPLKHIRATASQTNRLRKLTESSLEMCGIGHLAARRPADLSTGQRRLVELARCIAGEFPIMLLDEPSSGLDGKETEAFGKILRDVVAERNVGILIVEHDMALVMSTCNYIHVLDFGKPIFEGTPAEVAASPVVRAAYLGSEAEGLASADDDLVTLH; from the coding sequence GTGAACGCCCGCTCGAACGAGGGCCCGCCCGTCGACGGTCTGGCCGTCGAGGGTGTCGTCGTCCGCTTCGGTGGTCTGGTCGCGGTCGACGGGCAGACGCTGCAGGCGCCGCGGGGCCGGATCACCGGCCTGATCGGCCCGAACGGTGCCGGCAAGACCACGACGTTCAACGCGTGCACGGGTCTGGTCCGGCCGAGCGAGGGCAAGGTCTACCTGTTCGGCGAGGACGTCACGCATGCGCCGCCGCAGGCGCGCGCTCGTAAGGGCCTCGGGCGCACGTTCCAGCGAATGGAGCTGTTCGACACCCTTACGGTGCGGGAGAACGTCAAGCTCGGCCGCGAGGCCGCGATGGCCGGCAAGAACCCGCTCAAGCACATCCGGGCCACGGCCAGCCAGACGAACCGGCTGCGCAAGCTGACCGAGAGCTCGCTGGAGATGTGCGGCATCGGCCATCTCGCGGCCCGCCGCCCGGCCGATCTGAGTACGGGTCAGCGTCGTTTGGTCGAGCTCGCGCGCTGCATCGCCGGTGAGTTCCCGATCATGCTCCTCGACGAGCCCTCGTCCGGTCTCGACGGCAAGGAGACCGAGGCGTTCGGCAAGATCCTGCGCGACGTCGTCGCCGAGCGGAACGTCGGGATCCTCATCGTCGAGCACGACATGGCCCTGGTCATGTCCACCTGCAACTACATCCACGTGCTCGACTTCGGCAAGCCGATCTTCGAGGGCACACCCGCCGAGGTCGCGGCCTCGCCCGTCGTCCGCGCCGCCTATCTCGGCAGCGAGGCCGAGGGCCTCGCCTCCGCTGACGACGACCTGGTCACGCTGCACTGA
- a CDS encoding CoA transferase: MPDLIPGILDGVRVVEIADELAAHAGLLLAGLGADVVKVEPPTGSVTRRIGPFAGDPSPDTSMFFWQHNRGKRSIVLDPEADLTMLQDLLATADVLLLAGRDATPFAAELDVDALRARHPNLIVARMTPFGDDGPWAGYVGSDLVHLALGGPVMNCGYDPRPDGFYDLPPIAPAAWQSYVIAGEQLVIGVLAALVHAQRTGAGQELSLAVHEAVAKSTELDLMNWVMRRAPLHRQTCRHAAEKVSSVPTIAQTKDGRWIVTMAMGAKNEKQILDFLAAHGMPTDLGDDASTETGRNIPGSSAVSDRSARVLDLVARFVRKYTYEDFPWLEAQDAGVVCSPLRKPHENAADEHWLARGSFAQVEHPEQGRSYTYAVSKWLSTEPAWTVGRRAPLLGEDTQAIVEELAGRTSNVRTSARYSDHIFGRNELSVHGKPFPLAGVRIFDFSWFLASAGGTRFLTALGAECIKVEWKANPDTRIAAMAPVGGRAARDAATAPLPGVTDPDMGGQFNNKNPGKRGLSLNVRHPEGLEIARKLIAVSDIVAEGFSPGVLDRWGLGYETLRQIKPDIIYAQQSGMGTAGSYGRLRAVGPVAAALSGVSEMSGLPEPAMPAGWGYSYLDWIGAYSFATAMLAALHYRDRTGRGQWIDASQTESGLYVAGGAVLQHSVTGRPWVRTGNASVTGDAAPHGIYRCAGTDRWLAIACQTEEQWRALAAEIGLPKDLTLAQRLASPDLDDRITAWTSTRESYAAMERLQSLGIPAGVCQTAGDRCDTDAQLAHLNWLTEVTGTKIGTWPLAEFPVRLSETPAHIGGPIDRGAPGYGEDNEWVLGELLGLSSSEIARLAEDGVI, from the coding sequence ATTCCCGATCTCATTCCGGGCATTCTCGACGGCGTTCGGGTCGTCGAGATCGCCGACGAACTCGCCGCGCACGCCGGGCTCCTGCTGGCCGGTCTCGGGGCCGACGTCGTCAAGGTCGAGCCGCCGACCGGCAGCGTCACGCGCCGGATCGGCCCGTTCGCCGGCGACCCGTCGCCGGACACCTCGATGTTCTTCTGGCAGCACAACCGAGGGAAGCGGTCGATAGTCCTCGACCCCGAAGCAGATCTGACGATGCTTCAGGACCTACTGGCCACCGCCGACGTGCTGCTCCTCGCCGGTCGCGACGCCACACCGTTCGCAGCGGAGCTCGACGTCGACGCCCTGCGTGCGCGCCACCCGAATCTGATCGTCGCGCGGATGACCCCGTTCGGCGACGACGGGCCGTGGGCGGGTTACGTCGGCTCGGACCTCGTGCACCTGGCCCTCGGCGGTCCGGTCATGAACTGTGGCTACGACCCGCGCCCGGACGGCTTCTACGACCTCCCTCCGATCGCGCCGGCCGCCTGGCAGTCGTACGTGATCGCCGGGGAGCAGCTGGTCATCGGCGTCCTCGCGGCGCTGGTGCACGCACAGCGCACCGGGGCCGGGCAGGAGCTCTCGCTGGCTGTGCACGAGGCCGTCGCGAAGAGCACCGAGCTCGACCTCATGAACTGGGTCATGCGTCGCGCTCCGCTGCACCGACAGACCTGCCGGCACGCGGCCGAGAAGGTGTCGAGCGTCCCGACCATCGCGCAGACGAAGGACGGTCGCTGGATCGTCACGATGGCGATGGGGGCCAAGAACGAGAAGCAGATCCTCGACTTCCTCGCCGCCCACGGCATGCCGACCGACCTCGGAGACGACGCGAGCACCGAGACGGGGCGGAACATCCCCGGCAGCTCCGCGGTGAGCGACCGCTCGGCGCGCGTGCTGGATCTCGTGGCGCGCTTCGTCCGCAAGTACACCTACGAGGACTTCCCCTGGCTCGAGGCGCAGGACGCCGGCGTCGTCTGCTCGCCGTTGCGCAAGCCGCACGAGAACGCGGCCGACGAGCACTGGCTCGCCCGCGGCTCCTTCGCGCAGGTCGAGCACCCCGAGCAGGGCCGCAGTTACACCTATGCCGTCAGCAAGTGGCTCTCGACCGAACCGGCCTGGACGGTCGGCCGCCGCGCCCCGCTGCTCGGCGAGGACACCCAGGCGATCGTCGAGGAGCTCGCCGGGCGCACCTCGAACGTCCGAACAAGTGCGCGCTATAGCGACCACATCTTCGGACGCAACGAGCTCTCCGTGCACGGCAAGCCGTTCCCGCTCGCGGGAGTGCGGATCTTCGACTTCTCCTGGTTCCTCGCCTCCGCCGGCGGGACACGGTTCCTCACCGCGCTCGGTGCCGAGTGCATCAAGGTCGAGTGGAAGGCGAACCCGGACACCCGCATCGCGGCGATGGCGCCGGTCGGCGGCCGCGCGGCGCGCGACGCGGCCACGGCGCCCCTGCCCGGCGTCACCGACCCCGACATGGGCGGGCAGTTCAACAACAAGAACCCCGGCAAGCGTGGGCTCTCGCTCAACGTGCGCCACCCGGAGGGGTTGGAGATCGCGCGGAAGCTGATCGCGGTCTCCGACATCGTCGCCGAGGGTTTCTCGCCGGGTGTGCTCGACCGTTGGGGTCTGGGTTACGAGACGCTCCGTCAGATCAAGCCGGACATCATCTATGCGCAGCAGTCCGGGATGGGCACGGCCGGCAGCTACGGCCGCCTGCGCGCGGTCGGCCCGGTCGCGGCGGCCCTCTCCGGTGTCTCGGAGATGTCCGGCCTGCCCGAGCCGGCGATGCCCGCGGGTTGGGGCTACTCCTATCTCGACTGGATCGGCGCCTACAGCTTCGCGACGGCCATGCTCGCCGCGCTCCACTACCGCGACCGGACCGGACGCGGGCAGTGGATCGACGCCTCGCAGACCGAGTCCGGGCTGTACGTCGCCGGCGGTGCGGTGCTGCAGCACTCGGTCACCGGCCGCCCGTGGGTCCGGACCGGCAACGCGTCCGTCACCGGCGACGCCGCCCCGCACGGGATCTACCGGTGCGCCGGCACGGACCGCTGGCTCGCCATTGCCTGCCAGACCGAGGAGCAATGGCGCGCCCTCGCGGCCGAAATCGGCCTGCCCAAGGACCTGACGCTGGCTCAGCGGTTGGCGTCGCCCGACCTCGACGACCGGATCACGGCCTGGACCTCGACCCGGGAGTCCTACGCGGCGATGGAGCGGCTCCAGTCGCTCGGCATCCCCGCCGGTGTCTGCCAGACCGCGGGCGACCGGTGCGACACCGACGCGCAACTGGCGCACCTGAACTGGCTGACCGAGGTGACCGGCACGAAGATCGGCACCTGGCCGCTCGCCGAGTTCCCGGTCCGCCTGTCGGAGACGCCCGCCCACATCGGCGGGCCGATCGACCGCGGCGCCCCGGGGTACGGCGAGGACAACGAGTGGGTGCTGGGCGAGCTGCTCGGCCTGTCGTCGTCCGAGATCGCCCGGCTCGCGGAGGACGGCGTCATCTAA
- a CDS encoding cytochrome P450 has product MSVEQCPYARVTRLADVTKLLRSKSALANEPELFANVAEDPVNGEINVREFLAASFIFSEGESHRSRRKLLNPLVRTDALTGIREDIILPEADRLLASMPAGADGTVSLDLVEFLERVFIHFTARLIGLTDLTDERIALFRSLAGPIAAGTSSAYLADRATINAQALAAKARYRDEILLPSLAWHREMRRRIDAGEVHDDEVPGSFLRMAAAGLDPRWADDDNVVVESSMLFAASVGTSTQSVVHTVDLLHTWFAAHPEDLPEATDPTFLLNALCETIRLRAPFSPYNTRRALEDHVLSDGTAVRAGQELHVELMAANRDPDVFGDDAHDFNPRRPPPEGNLARYGVGFGMGTHQCYGLRVVVGNDGKGGAHVELLRKLMSAGVRPDPDNPPTSLVKDMSKFAIADIPRYLTYPVTLSA; this is encoded by the coding sequence ATGTCCGTCGAACAGTGCCCTTATGCCCGAGTGACCCGGCTGGCGGACGTCACCAAGCTTCTGCGGTCGAAGTCCGCGTTGGCGAACGAGCCAGAACTGTTCGCCAACGTGGCCGAGGACCCGGTCAACGGTGAGATCAACGTGCGCGAGTTCCTCGCGGCCTCGTTCATCTTCTCCGAGGGCGAGTCCCACCGGTCGCGCCGCAAGCTGCTGAACCCACTCGTCCGGACCGACGCGCTGACCGGCATCCGGGAGGACATCATCCTCCCCGAGGCGGACCGACTGCTGGCGTCGATGCCGGCCGGCGCCGACGGAACCGTCTCCCTCGACCTCGTCGAGTTCCTCGAACGGGTCTTCATTCATTTCACCGCCCGGCTGATCGGCCTGACCGACCTGACCGACGAGCGCATCGCGCTGTTCCGGTCCCTGGCCGGCCCGATCGCCGCGGGGACGAGTTCGGCTTACCTCGCGGATCGGGCCACGATCAACGCCCAAGCGCTCGCCGCCAAGGCGCGCTACCGGGACGAGATCCTGCTGCCGTCCCTGGCCTGGCACCGCGAGATGCGCCGCCGCATCGACGCCGGTGAGGTCCACGACGACGAGGTGCCGGGCAGCTTTCTCAGGATGGCCGCCGCGGGCCTCGACCCCAGATGGGCGGACGACGACAACGTCGTGGTCGAGTCGTCCATGCTCTTCGCTGCCTCCGTCGGCACGAGCACGCAGTCGGTCGTGCACACGGTCGACCTGCTCCACACGTGGTTCGCGGCCCACCCGGAGGACCTGCCCGAGGCGACCGACCCCACGTTCCTGCTCAACGCGCTCTGCGAGACGATCCGGCTGCGCGCCCCGTTCTCGCCGTACAACACGCGCCGGGCGTTGGAGGACCACGTGCTCTCCGACGGCACGGCGGTCCGCGCCGGCCAGGAGCTGCACGTGGAGCTGATGGCCGCCAACCGTGACCCCGACGTGTTCGGCGACGACGCCCACGACTTCAACCCACGGCGCCCGCCCCCCGAAGGCAACCTGGCGCGGTACGGCGTCGGCTTCGGCATGGGCACGCACCAGTGCTACGGCCTGCGGGTCGTCGTCGGCAACGACGGCAAGGGCGGCGCCCATGTCGAACTGCTCCGCAAACTGATGTCGGCGGGTGTCCGGCCCGACCCGGACAACCCGCCGACATCGCTCGTCAAGGACATGAGCAAGTTCGCCATCGCGGACATCCCGCGATACCTCACCTACCCCGTGACGCTCTCCGCCTGA
- a CDS encoding Zn-dependent alcohol dehydrogenase, producing the protein MKAAVFVGVNEPVSIEDVTPLDPGPNDVVVRLGASGVCHSDLSFVDGTLGFPPPVILGHEGAGTVEAIGSAVSRVQVGDRVIASFVTTCGECWFCQHEQPFVCSNLIAGQMAPHGARPNGDAVTAVGGLGTMAEFMTVNESVLVPVQTDLPMEQLALIGCGVTTGVGAALVTADVQPGSTVAVVGCGGVGLSVIQGARIAGAERIIAIDPVELKRGAATQRGATDVIDPTGVDPIEAVRELTGGRGADYAFEVVGRPETVAQTVELTRPNGTAVVIGAMSPTEFISIHGLGFIYGAKHIVASFSGSAIPSRDFPRYVKLAEEGKLDLAGMISRRYSLDQVNEALDATAKGEVLRAMINFDGASSGSQ; encoded by the coding sequence ATGAAGGCTGCAGTTTTCGTCGGCGTCAACGAGCCGGTCTCGATCGAGGACGTGACCCCGCTCGACCCGGGTCCGAACGACGTCGTGGTGCGACTGGGTGCCTCGGGGGTGTGCCACTCGGACCTCTCCTTCGTCGACGGCACGTTGGGCTTTCCGCCGCCGGTGATCCTCGGGCACGAGGGTGCGGGCACCGTGGAGGCCATCGGCTCGGCGGTGAGCCGGGTTCAGGTGGGCGACCGGGTGATCGCCTCATTCGTGACCACCTGTGGTGAGTGCTGGTTCTGCCAGCACGAGCAGCCCTTCGTCTGCTCGAACCTGATCGCGGGTCAGATGGCGCCGCACGGGGCGCGGCCCAACGGTGACGCGGTCACCGCGGTCGGCGGCCTCGGCACGATGGCCGAGTTCATGACGGTGAACGAGAGCGTGCTCGTGCCGGTGCAGACCGATCTGCCGATGGAGCAGCTGGCGCTGATCGGGTGTGGCGTCACGACGGGCGTGGGCGCGGCGCTGGTGACCGCCGACGTCCAGCCCGGCTCCACCGTCGCGGTCGTCGGCTGCGGCGGCGTCGGCCTGTCAGTGATCCAGGGCGCGCGCATCGCCGGCGCCGAGCGGATCATCGCGATCGACCCGGTGGAGCTCAAGCGCGGTGCGGCCACCCAGCGCGGCGCGACCGACGTCATCGACCCCACCGGCGTCGACCCGATCGAGGCGGTGCGCGAGCTGACGGGTGGGCGGGGCGCGGACTACGCGTTCGAGGTGGTGGGCCGGCCCGAGACGGTCGCGCAGACCGTCGAGCTGACCCGACCTAACGGCACGGCGGTCGTCATCGGCGCCATGAGTCCCACGGAGTTCATCTCGATCCATGGCCTGGGCTTCATCTACGGGGCGAAGCACATCGTCGCGAGCTTCAGCGGCTCGGCGATCCCGTCGCGCGACTTCCCGCGGTACGTGAAGCTCGCCGAGGAGGGCAAGCTCGACCTCGCGGGCATGATCAGTCGCCGCTACTCCCTCGACCAGGTCAACGAGGCGCTCGACGCCACCGCGAAGGGCGAGGTCCTCCGCGCGATGATCAATTTCGACGGCGCTTCCTCGGGCTCGCAGTGA
- a CDS encoding cytochrome P450, which produces MDDFGGFYILSTYADVCAAARDPEVFSSADGITIPKLPIPPQICLEQDEPEHGRYRRPMQQWLSPGRMAKLEESVRKIVDTLIDSFVDAGEGDLAAELAEPVPPLVMALLMGLPDSDWHTFRDQMSRLVGYAAAEDPAAAQAASQEFVGYLAGQLTDRAQNPRDDMMTDIATLQIDGEPLSFEDQVSMAFLLLGAGHETTVGALGGLLYYLARDPGLQEQLRADASLVPGAAEEAVRLVAPLPGMGRTVREDIAVRDTPLPEGATVMLLYGSANRDPEEFEDPEEFKLGRDSNRHVGFGQGIHRCVGAPLARLELKVVLEQVLERLPGLELAAPDAAVARYGTSRSYRSLNCRWTTPQSS; this is translated from the coding sequence GTGGACGACTTCGGCGGGTTCTACATCCTGAGCACCTACGCCGACGTGTGCGCCGCCGCCCGGGACCCGGAGGTCTTCAGCTCCGCGGACGGCATCACGATCCCCAAGCTGCCGATCCCCCCGCAGATCTGCCTGGAGCAGGACGAGCCCGAGCACGGCCGCTACCGGCGCCCGATGCAGCAGTGGCTCTCCCCCGGCCGGATGGCGAAGCTGGAGGAGTCGGTCCGCAAGATCGTCGACACCTTGATCGACTCCTTCGTCGACGCGGGCGAGGGAGACCTCGCCGCCGAACTGGCCGAGCCGGTGCCGCCGCTGGTGATGGCTTTGCTGATGGGGCTGCCGGACTCGGACTGGCACACCTTCCGCGACCAGATGAGCCGCCTCGTCGGCTACGCGGCGGCGGAGGACCCCGCGGCCGCGCAGGCCGCGTCGCAGGAATTCGTCGGCTACCTCGCCGGGCAGCTGACCGACCGCGCCCAGAACCCGCGCGACGACATGATGACCGACATCGCGACGCTGCAGATCGACGGCGAACCGCTGAGCTTCGAGGACCAGGTCTCCATGGCCTTCCTCCTGCTCGGCGCCGGCCACGAGACCACCGTCGGAGCTCTCGGCGGGCTGCTGTACTACCTCGCTCGCGACCCCGGCCTGCAGGAACAGCTGCGGGCCGACGCCTCGCTCGTTCCCGGCGCCGCCGAGGAAGCCGTGCGCCTGGTCGCACCCCTGCCGGGGATGGGCCGCACGGTGCGGGAGGACATCGCCGTCCGGGACACTCCGCTGCCCGAGGGGGCGACGGTGATGCTGCTCTACGGCAGTGCCAACCGCGATCCCGAGGAGTTCGAGGACCCGGAGGAGTTCAAGCTCGGCCGCGACAGCAATCGGCACGTCGGTTTCGGCCAGGGCATCCACCGGTGCGTCGGCGCGCCCCTGGCCCGCCTCGAGCTCAAGGTGGTGCTCGAGCAGGTTCTCGAGCGCCTGCCCGGTCTGGAACTGGCCGCGCCCGACGCCGCGGTGGCCCGGTACGGAACCAGCCGGAGCTACCGATCGCTGAACTGTCGTTGGACGACACCGCAGTCCAGCTGA
- a CDS encoding metal-dependent hydrolase, with the protein MQLKVRKVTIDFSHAKIHWNPTGPEFSHVFNAFSSLAPELEPFLIKTMREAKTRVPASEEALLADIDLFNSQEARHYRMHAQFNKVLYRAGYDLDEAEKKLKADYQRFLEKKGPKFCLAYSEGFETLGPALSGFFFDRSPHLMQQWDEPTTFLWLWHVAEEYEHRAVVNGTYKVLYDDHWYRLYGLWYALIHIFAYVLKNSNRMIKYDLATGRVQGKLRSRYRQVRSLLGLLRYAGPRIAKVHRRSYDPTTFPPMEGAMFILRQASERYVVAD; encoded by the coding sequence ATGCAGTTGAAGGTCCGCAAGGTGACCATCGACTTCAGCCACGCCAAGATCCACTGGAACCCCACGGGTCCCGAGTTCAGCCACGTCTTCAACGCGTTCTCGTCGCTCGCCCCCGAGCTCGAGCCGTTCCTCATCAAGACCATGCGCGAGGCCAAGACCCGCGTGCCGGCGTCCGAGGAAGCGCTGCTCGCCGACATCGACCTGTTCAACTCGCAGGAAGCGCGGCATTACCGAATGCACGCGCAATTCAACAAGGTTCTGTACCGGGCCGGATATGACCTGGACGAGGCCGAGAAGAAGTTGAAAGCGGATTACCAGCGATTTCTGGAGAAGAAGGGCCCGAAGTTCTGCCTGGCCTACTCGGAGGGCTTCGAGACCCTCGGGCCGGCGTTGTCGGGGTTCTTCTTCGACCGCTCGCCGCACCTCATGCAGCAGTGGGACGAGCCGACGACGTTCCTCTGGCTCTGGCACGTCGCCGAGGAGTACGAGCACCGCGCCGTGGTCAACGGGACCTACAAGGTGCTCTACGACGACCACTGGTACCGGCTCTACGGCCTCTGGTACGCGCTGATCCACATCTTCGCGTACGTCCTGAAGAACTCGAACCGCATGATCAAGTACGACCTCGCCACCGGGCGCGTGCAGGGCAAGCTGCGCAGCCGTTACCGCCAGGTGCGATCGCTGCTCGGTCTGCTGCGTTACGCCGGACCGCGCATCGCCAAGGTGCACCGGCGCTCCTACGACCCGACGACGTTCCCGCCGATGGAGGGCGCGATGTTCATCCTGCGCCAGGCCTCCGAGCGCTACGTCGTCGCCGACTGA
- a CDS encoding ABC transporter ATP-binding protein, giving the protein MFELRNISAGYSGTQVLRGVNLKIPASSVVALLGPNGAGKTTLLRVATGLLKPTAGQLLIDGEDVTGAAPHKLVEKGVCHVPEGRGVFRSLSVRDNLLLQAVKGDQAEALDRAVTAFPRLGERMAQTAGTMSGGEQQMLALARAYVQKPRFILLDEVSMGLAPKVVDEIFAFLEMLAREGASLLLVEQYVTRALAAADFVFLLNRGSVAFAGQPAEIDAEELAERYVGAGH; this is encoded by the coding sequence ATGTTCGAGCTGCGCAACATCTCCGCGGGGTACTCCGGCACGCAGGTGCTGCGGGGGGTGAACCTGAAGATCCCCGCCTCCAGCGTCGTCGCTCTGCTCGGGCCGAACGGGGCGGGCAAGACCACGCTGCTCCGCGTCGCAACCGGCTTGCTGAAGCCGACCGCCGGGCAGTTGCTGATCGACGGCGAGGACGTCACGGGCGCCGCTCCGCACAAGCTGGTCGAGAAGGGCGTCTGCCACGTCCCCGAGGGTCGCGGCGTGTTCCGCTCGCTCTCGGTGCGGGACAACCTGCTGCTGCAGGCCGTCAAGGGTGACCAGGCCGAGGCGCTCGACCGCGCGGTCACGGCGTTCCCGCGCCTCGGTGAGCGGATGGCGCAGACGGCCGGGACGATGTCCGGCGGTGAGCAGCAGATGCTCGCCCTCGCGCGCGCCTACGTCCAGAAGCCGCGGTTCATCCTGCTCGACGAGGTCTCGATGGGCCTCGCGCCGAAGGTCGTCGACGAGATCTTCGCGTTCCTGGAGATGCTCGCCCGTGAGGGCGCGTCACTGCTGCTGGTCGAGCAGTACGTGACCCGCGCGCTCGCCGCCGCGGACTTCGTCTTCCTGCTCAATCGGGGCTCGGTCGCGTTCGCCGGTCAGCCTGCGGAGATCGACGCCGAGGAGCTCGCCGAACGCTACGTCGGCGCCGGCCACTGA
- a CDS encoding SDR family NAD(P)-dependent oxidoreductase, which translates to MSSLAGLTAVVTGGNGGLGLGLAVGIAKAGGNVAIWARNAERNIAAVEEISRHGGRAIAVACDVSDEADIEAAMKQTVSELGPLGCFVANAGIHAATPLVDTSLDEWRRVVAVNLDGGFLCTREAARQFVSQGQGGAIIVVSSTIVRYGAAGNAAYAASKCGLAGLGRTLAVELARHRVRCNILIPGWTRTGMNIDLQANDAFLKATTSRTPVRRWANPEEFHEVAAFLADPKLTFHTGNEVFVDGGYTIF; encoded by the coding sequence ATGAGCAGTTTGGCGGGCCTGACGGCCGTCGTCACGGGCGGCAACGGAGGCCTGGGACTCGGCCTCGCCGTGGGGATCGCCAAGGCCGGCGGGAACGTCGCGATCTGGGCCCGGAATGCCGAGCGCAACATCGCCGCCGTCGAGGAGATCTCGCGGCACGGCGGCCGGGCGATCGCCGTCGCGTGCGACGTCAGCGACGAGGCGGACATCGAGGCCGCCATGAAGCAGACCGTCAGCGAACTCGGTCCGCTCGGCTGCTTCGTCGCGAACGCCGGCATCCATGCCGCCACCCCTCTCGTCGACACCTCGCTCGACGAGTGGCGCCGGGTCGTCGCCGTGAACCTGGACGGCGGGTTCCTCTGCACCCGCGAGGCCGCGCGCCAGTTCGTGAGCCAGGGTCAGGGTGGCGCGATCATCGTGGTCTCGTCGACGATCGTGCGCTACGGCGCCGCCGGCAACGCCGCCTACGCGGCCTCGAAGTGCGGGCTCGCCGGACTGGGACGCACCCTGGCCGTCGAACTCGCACGCCACCGCGTGCGCTGCAACATCCTGATCCCGGGCTGGACCCGCACCGGGATGAACATCGACCTCCAGGCCAACGACGCCTTTCTGAAGGCCACGACGTCGCGGACCCCGGTGCGCCGCTGGGCGAATCCCGAGGAGTTCCACGAGGTGGCCGCCTTCCTCGCCGACCCGAAGCTCACGTTCCACACCGGCAACGAGGTCTTCGTCGACGGCGGCTACACGATCTTCTGA